From Lysinibacillus sp. SGAir0095, the proteins below share one genomic window:
- a CDS encoding MetQ/NlpA family ABC transporter substrate-binding protein, with the protein MKKYLVAFLTLALAVVLAACSGNDEKATNSSNESDGATEESKEIKLGATAGPYSDMLKKAIIPQLEEKGYTVELVEFSDYVQPNNALDNGDIDANLFQHTIYLETFEEQNNMDLEALITVPTAPMGFFSEKFASVEEIEDGATVAIANDPSNAARSLLTLQGQGLIEIDPEADELTASEKDVVTNNKNLVFQPVEAGSLPRQIENADLVAVPGNFALAAGLNLMDAAFLEDMNENYRNVVAVKAENKDSQLAKDLIEIVESAEYEEVIDTEFQGFSKPEWMANR; encoded by the coding sequence ATGAAGAAGTATTTAGTAGCATTCCTTACACTGGCATTAGCTGTTGTTTTAGCAGCATGTTCTGGAAATGATGAAAAGGCAACAAATTCATCAAACGAAAGTGATGGCGCAACAGAAGAAAGTAAAGAAATTAAATTAGGGGCAACTGCTGGTCCATACAGCGACATGCTTAAAAAAGCAATCATTCCACAATTAGAGGAAAAAGGCTACACAGTAGAATTAGTTGAATTTAGTGATTACGTACAACCAAATAATGCATTGGATAACGGCGACATTGATGCAAACTTGTTCCAGCATACAATTTATTTAGAAACTTTTGAAGAACAAAATAACATGGATTTAGAAGCTTTAATTACGGTACCAACAGCTCCAATGGGCTTCTTCTCAGAAAAATTTGCATCTGTTGAAGAGATTGAAGACGGTGCAACAGTAGCCATTGCCAATGACCCATCAAATGCAGCACGATCGCTTTTAACTTTACAAGGACAAGGGTTAATTGAAATTGACCCTGAGGCAGATGAATTGACTGCTTCAGAAAAAGATGTCGTAACAAACAACAAAAACTTGGTTTTCCAACCAGTAGAAGCTGGCTCTTTACCACGTCAAATTGAAAACGCCGATCTTGTAGCAGTACCTGGTAACTTTGCTTTAGCTGCGGGCTTAAACTTAATGGATGCCGCTTTCCTAGAAGATATGAATGAAAATTATCGTAACGTTGTAGCGGTAAAAGCAGAAAATAAAGATAGCCAACTTGCAAAAGACCTAATTGAAATCGTTGAATCAGCTGAATATGAAGAAGTCATCGATACAGAATTCCAAGGGTTTAGTAAGCCTGAATGGATGGCAAATCGATAA